The following coding sequences are from one Candidatus Eisenbacteria bacterium window:
- a CDS encoding F0F1 ATP synthase subunit epsilon yields MPELFRLSVLTPVRSVFDAEVISIVAPGSEGYLGVLAHHAPLITALAPGRLTVKVPDEDDLVFCVSGGFLEVSDNRAVVLADALELPEEIDLARAKGARDRARERLRDTSGKIDQARAEAALRRALNRIRVFEGAATKAR; encoded by the coding sequence ATGCCTGAGCTGTTTCGTCTGAGCGTTCTGACGCCGGTGCGCAGCGTTTTCGACGCTGAGGTGATCTCGATCGTCGCCCCGGGGAGCGAGGGATACCTCGGCGTTCTCGCCCATCACGCCCCGCTGATCACGGCCCTGGCGCCGGGAAGGCTCACCGTGAAGGTCCCTGACGAGGACGATCTCGTTTTCTGCGTCTCGGGAGGGTTTCTTGAGGTTTCCGACAACCGTGCGGTCGTCCTCGCCGATGCGCTGGAGCTGCCGGAGGAGATCGATCTGGCGCGCGCGAAGGGGGCTCGCGATCGCGCTCGGGAGCGGCTCCGGGACACGAGCGGCAAGATCGATCAGGCGCGGGCCGAGGCCGCTTTGCGCCGCGCGTTGAATCGGATTCGAGTCTTCGAGGGAGCTGCGACGAAGGCGAGATAG